In one window of Notolabrus celidotus isolate fNotCel1 chromosome 15, fNotCel1.pri, whole genome shotgun sequence DNA:
- the pnp5b gene encoding purine nucleoside phosphorylase 5b, producing MSEFVPGDSYEECRATADWLMSTTQVRPTVGIVCGSGLGGLAGILKDPEVIKYSDIPNFPRSTVHGHAGRLVFGTLKGKPCVCMQGRFHLYEGYPVQKITLPMRVFKLMGVETMIFTNAAGGLNQDYKVGDVMIIKDHINMPGFAGVNPLGGPNDERFGVRFPCMSDAYDRELRQMAQDVASELGYSDFLREGVYVVLGGPSFETIAECRMLHKLGADAVGMSTVHEVIVARHAGMRCFALSLISNRSVMDYDSQERANHEEVLETGRQRAEQLEKLVANIVARLEQNNNSY from the exons ATGTCCGAGTTTGTGCCTGG TGATAGCTATGAGGAGTGTAGGGCCacagctgattggctgatgtCCACCACACAGGTGCGGCCCACTGTGGGAATAGTGTGTGGTTCTGGTCTCGGGGGGCTGGCCGGGATTCTCAAGGACCCTGAGGTCATCAAATACAGCGATATACCTAACTTCCCCCGGAGCACAG tgcaTGGTCACGCAGGCCGGCTGGTGTTTGGAACACTAAAAGGGAAGccgtgtgtttgcatgcagggCAGGTTCCACCTGTATGAGGGCTACCCTGTCCAGAAG ATCACGTTGCCAATGCGCGTCTTCAAGCTGATGGGTGTTGAGACGATGATCTTCACCAACGCAGCCGGAGGCCTCAACCAGGACTACAAGGTGGGGGACGTCATGATCATCAAAGACCACATCAACATGCCAGGGTTCGCTGGAGTCAACCCGCTGGGAGGACCAAATGATGAGAG GTTTGGAGTCCGTTTCCCCTGCATGTCTGACGCCTATGACCGCGAGCTGCGACAGATGGCACAGGATGTGGCATCAGAGCTGGGCTACAGCGACTTCCTGAGGGAGGGGGTGTACGTCGTCCTGGGAGGGCCTTCTTTTGAAACCATCGCTGAGTGTCGCATGCTGCACAAGCTGGGGGCTGATGCTGTCG GGATGAGCACAGTCCATGAGGTCATCGTCGCGCGGCACGCAGGGATGCGTTGCTTCGCCCTGTCCTTGATAAGCAACCGATCCGTGATGGACTACGACAGCCAGGAGAGGGCCAACCACGAGGAAGTCCTGGAGACGGGCAGGCAGAGGGCCGAGCAGCTGGAGAAGCTGGTGGCCAACATAGTGGCTCGGCTGGAGCAGAACAACAACTCCTACTGA
- the LOC117826407 gene encoding zinc finger protein 252-like: MATCIPFQTQLSSIMEVLVKAAVSEISKLVDDKCAFLHLEISRKQSENEMLKRKLVMMENKNAQLQRGFENYMDRGTDVGGPHPTGDMKFPEITDAAVSFAIKEESPDETLWITDPAGPIGSDVQYPNSANAPESQQLEDDRQLHPSEVGRQKASEFGELYNSGQLAGDISGLQFTVKMEKEENQSRFGRDGCQHSRGKQTQLGADFSMDERENQLWSSIIEGEDIDTGFPDFSSVVEEYSQTFPDHPDAHVGSNTSKSAGVQHLSSQRQCNGIYNSDGPQSSTFQARPQGAVLQQDRQKEQIYTQRNPSHAAHLRQLDEHSERETAAGDRLTPAPSQNTFTSGSFTHHTPHRALSGMARGYVCSHCGKSFSRLHQFKLHQQSHKRKRAFWCSVCGKNFQCSSHLSIHHRTHTGEKPFGCGQCGKRFTQQSSLRVHQRTHSGERPYSCSLCGKTFIMMHHLKRHRIIHTYS, translated from the exons ATGGCGACGTGCATACCCTTTCAAACCCAGCTGTCCTCGATAATGGAGGTCTTGGTCAAAGCAGCAGTGTCAGAGATATCCAAACTGGTCGATGACAAATGTGCGTTTTTGCATCTTGAGATCTCCAGAAAGCAAAGCGAGAATGAGATGCTGAAGAGGAAGTTAGTAATGATGGAGAATAAAAAcgcacagctgcagagaggctTCG AGAACTACATGGACCGAGGAACTGATGTTGGGGGTCCGCATCCCACAGGAGATATGAAG TTTCCTGAGATCACAGATGCCGCTGTTTCATTTGCAATTAAAGAAGAGAGTCCAGATGAGACGCTGTGGATCACTGATCCTGCCGGACCTATCG GTTCTGATGTTCAGTATCCTAATTCAGCCAATGCTCCAGAGAGTCAGCAGCTAGAAGATGACCGTCAGTTACATCCCTCAGAGGTTGGCAGGCAAAAAGCGTCCGAGTTTGGTGAGTTGTATAACTCTGGTCAGCTTGCAGGAGACATCAGTGGCCTTCAGTTCACCGTCAagatggagaaggaggagaaccAATCACGATTTGGGCGGGATGGATGTCAGCACAGCAGGGGAAAGCAGACTCAGCTTGGTGCTGACTTCTCCATGGATGAGCGAGAGAATCAGCTCTGGTCGTCCATAATTGAAGGTGAGGACATTGACACAGGTTTCCCTGACTTTTCCAGCGTGGTAGAGGAGTATTCCCAAACATTCCCAGACCATCCTGATGCTCATGTGGGTTCAAACACCAGCAagtcagctggagtccagcacctGTCCTCTCAGAGGCAGTGTAATGGGATCTATAACAGTGACGGTCCACAGTCGTCCACTTTTCAGGCCAGACCTCAGGGTGCTGTGTTGCAGCAGGACAGGCAGAAGGAGCAGATTTACACACAGCGAAACCCGTCACATGCTGCACATCTGAGGCAGCTGGATgaacactcagagagagagactgcagcGGGAGATAGACTGACTCCAGCGCCTTCGCAAAACACTTTCACATCAGGCAGCTTCACCCATCACACCCCACACAGAGCTCTCTCCGGCATGGCACGAGGCTACGTCTGCTCCCACTGTGGAAAGTCTTTCAGCCGCCTGCACCAGTTCAAGCTGCATCAGCAAAGCCACAAGAGAAAGAGGGCGTTCTGGTGCTCGGTGTGCGGCAAGAACTTCCAGTGCTCCTCCCATCTCAGCATCCATCACCGCACGCACACGGGCGAGAAGCCGTTCGGCTGCGGACAGTGCGGGAAGAGGTTCACGCAGCAGAGCAGTCTGAGGGTCCACCAGCGAACGCACAGCGGGGAACGGCCATACAGCTGCTCTTTGTGCgggaaaaccttcatcatgaTGCACCATTTGAAGCGGCACAGAATCATTCACACGTACAGCTGA